A single region of the Triticum dicoccoides isolate Atlit2015 ecotype Zavitan chromosome 2B, WEW_v2.0, whole genome shotgun sequence genome encodes:
- the LOC119368092 gene encoding probable cysteine-rich repeat secretory protein 6, with translation MALSRRRLLLLSLVAMTAVTGTSKVIVTRCYPPPTPHPNGRGAFHRSLLSLLDDLPSAAAPTGFASMRTRGAFARGLCFGDPAPGPCLHCLSDAGGKIADQCGKASRRAVFLNDGCFLGYADTNVSSDGIDIGALTFSDDSVPGIDDIDVLHFLAVALPLVPQSANGRVPAADATATASNGDKVRVLAQCAPDRAPAGCDLCLSDAVLQMATSWGLTADAVQGSVAAVLGPDCYLRLEISAPPLREKIRRIVKDHIFLTVFICTIVVGAILALVAHLCSLVMRKAGN, from the exons ATGGCGCtctcccgccgccgcctcctcctcctctccctcgttgCCATGACGGCGGTCACTGGCACCTCCAAGGTCATCGTGACAAGGTGCTACCCGCCGCCGACGCCCCACCCCAACGGCAGGGGCGCGTTCCACCGCAGTCTTCTCTCGCTCCTCGACGACCTCCCCTCCGCCGCCGCACCGACGGGCTTCGCCTCCATGCGGACCCGCGGCGCGTTCGCCCGTGGCCTCTGCTTCGGCGACCCCGCGCCCGGCCCGTGCCTCCACTGCCTGTCCGACGCCGGCGGGAAGATCGCCGACCAGTGCGGCAAAGCGAGCCGGCGCGCGGTCTTCCTGAACGACGGCTGCTTCCTGGGCTACGCCGACACCAACGTTTCCTCCGACGGCATCGACATCGGTGCCCTCACCTTCTCCGACGACTCCGTCCCGGGCATCGACGACATCGACGTGCTGCACTTCTTGGCCGTGGCGCTGCCCCTGGTCCCGCAATCCGCGAACGGCCGGGTGCCCGCCGCCGACGCGACTGCCACGGCGAGCAACGGCGACAAGGTGCGCGTGCTGGCACAGTGCGCGCCGGACCGCGCCCCGGCGGGGTGCGACCTGTGCCTGAGTGATGCGGTGCTGCAGATGGCCACGAGCTGGGGGCTCACCGCCGACGCCGTGCAAGGAAGCGTGGCCGCGGTTCTGGGCCCAGACTGCTACCTCCGTCTCGAGATATCGGCACCGCCGCTGAGAGAGAAGATTC GGAGGATCGTAAAGGATCACATCTTCCTGACTGTGTTCATCTGCACCATCGTTGTCGGAGCTATCCTCGCGCTGGTAGCTCATCTCTGCAGCCTGGTGATGAGAAAGGCCGGGAATTGA